One segment of Aquimarina sp. BL5 DNA contains the following:
- a CDS encoding sodium:proton antiporter: MVELAGIIILGILAQWVAWKFKIPAILPLILIGLLVGPIATLYTGDGTKLIQPIYNGEKGLFPGESLFYFVSLAIGIILFEGGLTLRRNEILNVGPVILKLITVAVLVTFFGAGFAAHFIFDLSWPISFLFSSLIIVTGPTVITPILRNIPLKKDISAVLKWEGILIDPIGALVAVLVFEFISVGEEQTFTKTALIEFGKIVVFGFTFGFAFAHALAFGIKREVIPHYLLNVFTLATVLGVFVLSDVFAHESGLLSVVVMGMVLGNTKLPNIEELLYFKESLSVLLISILFILLAANINIEDLKLIYNWNALLLFGSVVFFIRPLGVFLSSINSGLKLSEKLFISWVGPRGIVAAGIASLFGLKLAKNGEPGAEYITPLVFMIVLGTVLLNATTARMFAKIVGVFLTKSEGILIIGASKVSRLIASYLKNNQRHVVLVDSNRDNIKKAKDLGLEAIEGSIYSDQLTNNIELNDIGFLMALTGNTDINKFSINKFKDQFGENGSFRLVSSEEMNDPENNPNEGLFSHTDDYSNLMNLAEKYPGIQEINIKDADHYNSLIKITKQDKDIIPLFIKDPDGNIRIISAYSEKMEQINKDSFLVYIGKPIDVEEVK, from the coding sequence ATGGTAGAATTAGCCGGTATTATAATTTTAGGAATTTTAGCCCAATGGGTCGCCTGGAAGTTTAAGATTCCAGCAATTTTGCCTCTTATATTGATCGGACTCTTGGTTGGACCGATAGCAACATTATACACAGGGGATGGAACTAAATTAATACAACCTATTTACAATGGAGAAAAAGGATTGTTTCCTGGTGAGAGTTTATTCTATTTCGTTTCCTTAGCAATTGGTATTATTCTGTTTGAAGGAGGATTGACATTAAGAAGGAATGAGATTCTTAATGTTGGGCCGGTAATTCTTAAGTTAATTACGGTTGCTGTTTTGGTGACATTTTTTGGAGCTGGATTCGCTGCACATTTTATTTTTGATCTTAGTTGGCCAATTTCATTTTTATTTTCTTCTCTTATTATTGTAACAGGCCCTACAGTGATCACACCTATTTTAAGAAACATACCTTTAAAAAAGGACATTTCTGCAGTATTAAAATGGGAGGGAATTCTTATAGACCCAATAGGAGCTTTGGTTGCTGTTTTAGTCTTCGAGTTTATAAGTGTTGGAGAGGAACAGACTTTTACTAAAACAGCACTTATTGAATTTGGGAAAATAGTTGTATTTGGTTTTACATTTGGTTTTGCTTTTGCTCACGCATTAGCTTTTGGAATAAAGAGGGAAGTAATACCACATTATTTGCTTAATGTTTTCACATTAGCAACTGTTTTGGGTGTTTTTGTTTTATCGGATGTTTTTGCCCATGAATCTGGATTACTTTCTGTAGTTGTAATGGGTATGGTATTAGGTAATACGAAGTTACCAAATATAGAAGAACTATTATATTTTAAAGAATCCTTAAGCGTTTTATTAATTTCTATTTTATTCATTCTTCTGGCAGCAAATATTAATATTGAAGACTTAAAATTAATTTATAACTGGAATGCTCTTTTACTTTTTGGATCTGTTGTTTTCTTTATTAGACCTTTAGGAGTTTTTTTAAGCTCCATTAATTCAGGGCTTAAATTATCAGAAAAACTTTTTATAAGCTGGGTTGGTCCTAGAGGTATTGTGGCCGCAGGTATTGCTTCTTTATTTGGATTAAAGCTAGCCAAGAATGGAGAACCTGGAGCAGAATACATTACTCCATTGGTTTTTATGATCGTTTTAGGTACAGTACTTCTAAACGCTACAACTGCAAGAATGTTTGCTAAAATAGTCGGAGTGTTCTTAACAAAATCCGAAGGGATTCTTATAATTGGAGCTTCAAAGGTTTCCAGGCTAATAGCATCATATTTAAAAAACAATCAACGCCACGTGGTATTGGTTGATAGTAACCGTGATAATATTAAGAAAGCAAAGGACTTAGGCTTAGAAGCTATAGAAGGTAGTATATACAGTGATCAATTAACAAATAATATAGAACTAAATGATATTGGTTTTTTAATGGCACTGACTGGTAATACAGATATAAATAAATTTTCAATTAATAAATTTAAGGATCAGTTTGGAGAAAACGGTTCTTTTAGGTTGGTGAGTTCGGAAGAGATGAACGATCCAGAAAATAATCCAAACGAAGGTTTGTTTTCTCATACAGATGATTATAGTAATTTAATGAATTTGGCAGAAAAATATCCTGGTATACAGGAGATTAATATTAAGGATGCAGATCACTATAACTCTCTAATTAAGATTACAAAACAAGATAAAGACATCATTCCTTTATTTATTAAAGATCCGGATGGAAATATTAGAATTATTTCTGCTTATAGCGAAAAAATGGAGCAAATAAATAAGGATAGTTTTTTAGTATATATTGGTAAGCCAATAGATGTAGAAGAGGTAAAATAA
- a CDS encoding endonuclease/exonuclease/phosphatase family protein has protein sequence MNSKYLLAIILVLNPILSVFSQEKKTYKVNTVAFYNVENLFDTEDDPITYDDDRTPNGKDHWTEDIYKDKLKNMAKVISEIGADVTKNTPALIGVAEIENRKVLEDLANEPVLLPKDYGIVQFDSPDRRGIDVALLYQKSLFRPINTSKHELLIYRTDDPTKRVYTRDQLLVSGYLDGDLIHVIVNHWPSRSGGEARSRRKREKAAELNKKIIDSLFDIDPYAKIITMGDLNDDPDNSSVKKVLAAKSEKEDVKLKELYNPMYNMSKKGIGSLAWRDSWNLFDQIIVSKGLLDKDYSSYKYYKAGVFNKNYLANPRGRYKGYPYRSFANGAYTGGYSDHFPVYIYLIKEAN, from the coding sequence ATGAACTCAAAATATTTGCTTGCCATAATCTTAGTATTAAACCCTATTTTGTCTGTGTTTTCTCAAGAAAAGAAGACTTATAAAGTTAATACAGTTGCTTTTTATAATGTTGAAAATCTTTTTGACACTGAAGATGATCCAATTACATATGATGACGATCGAACACCAAACGGTAAGGATCATTGGACAGAAGATATATACAAAGACAAACTTAAAAACATGGCAAAGGTTATTTCTGAAATCGGCGCTGATGTAACAAAAAACACTCCTGCACTTATTGGAGTTGCAGAAATAGAAAACAGAAAAGTATTAGAAGACCTTGCTAATGAACCTGTTCTTTTACCAAAAGATTACGGGATTGTACAATTCGATTCTCCAGACAGAAGAGGTATTGATGTTGCCTTATTATATCAAAAATCTTTATTTAGACCTATCAATACAAGTAAACATGAATTACTAATCTATCGTACAGATGATCCTACTAAAAGAGTATATACAAGAGATCAACTATTGGTTAGTGGGTACCTTGACGGAGATTTAATACATGTTATTGTGAATCATTGGCCATCAAGAAGTGGTGGTGAAGCCAGAAGTCGTCGTAAAAGAGAAAAAGCCGCTGAACTAAATAAAAAGATTATTGATTCACTTTTTGATATAGACCCTTATGCTAAAATCATAACGATGGGTGATCTTAACGATGATCCAGATAACTCAAGTGTAAAGAAAGTATTGGCAGCTAAATCAGAAAAAGAAGACGTAAAATTAAAAGAGTTATACAATCCAATGTATAATATGTCTAAAAAAGGAATTGGTTCTCTTGCTTGGAGAGATAGTTGGAATCTTTTTGATCAGATTATTGTTTCTAAAGGTTTACTTGATAAAGATTATAGTTCTTATAAATATTATAAAGCAGGTGTATTTAACAAAAATTACTTAGCCAATCCACGTGGGAGATATAAGGGATATCCTTACAGAAGTTTTGCTAATGGTGCCTATACCGGAGGGTATAGTGATCATTTTCCGGTCTATATTTATCTTATAAAAGAAGCTAATTAA
- a CDS encoding TonB-dependent receptor produces MKVSQLKKNLFFLMIFLSSVATSYAQQTGLKGKIVDASSNENLAQVLITIEGTMVSATTNALGEFDFGGVQLPLGEQIAVMSKEGYITKRFPIIINEGSVLDLKTIDLNYDVNQEQIQIGTISLSDNELDEGDDDASSNVSGLLQASRDVFLSAAAFDFSATFFRPRGLGNENSKVLINGIEMNKLNDGRPQWSNWGGLNDVQRNQEFSMGISANDYTFGDLSGATNIIMRASQYRQGGRISYAASNRSYTGRAMASYSSGLMSNGWAYTISLARRFGEEGFIDGTLYDANSIFASVEKKINDKHSINVTSFYTPNRRGRSTAITEEAFNLKGRQYNPNWGYFDGEKKNSRVREVEEPVFMLNHYWNITDKTTLNTNVGYQTGKIGNSRIDNGGTELVSFNGQESYRGGGASRDTNPIHPSYLPSSFLDDPNPTPLDYQNAFLAHQEFIRDGQLNWNQLIQTNQLNAQNGINSTYILYEDRIDDTQLTFNSILNSQVSDNITVNGALNYRTLKSENFAEVTDLLGGRGFLDVDLFGSQQDNDVPPEDRLTAEQLADRAQSDLRNRNRVVGVGDRYDYNYDIDADVVSGFAQAQFKYNKVDFFVGANVSQTTYQRTGLFENGYFPGEGNLGSFGKSDKLEFTNYGAKGGFTYKINGRNLIDVHGTYFTKAPTIRNSFANARQNNRTIDQLIRAERAFEEAEVLAGRLDNINIGSSEQESEKVQSIDASYILRTPKLKARLTGYYTKIEDATELSFFFTQAISGSDVGFVQEILTGVDKQHIGAELGIEYQITPTIKLKGAAAIGQFTYANNPDLFVASTSSDFLGESAGDLDRVKYFGKSTLKDYRIAGGPQNAAQLGFEYRDPDFWWFGTTANYFSNAYIDVSPFARSSNFNQDTDGLPFNDYDENIARELLRQEQFDDYVLVNVVGGKSWRVKDYYIGFFATINNVFDKQYRTGGFEQARNANYRLALEESQRETPVFGPRYFYGFGTSYYLNVYVRF; encoded by the coding sequence ATGAAAGTGTCACAACTCAAAAAGAATCTATTCTTTTTAATGATTTTTTTAAGTTCTGTTGCTACATCTTACGCTCAGCAAACAGGATTAAAGGGTAAAATTGTTGACGCATCTTCAAACGAAAATCTTGCACAAGTATTAATTACTATCGAAGGAACCATGGTTTCTGCGACAACAAATGCTTTGGGAGAATTTGATTTTGGGGGCGTACAATTACCTTTAGGAGAACAGATAGCAGTAATGTCCAAAGAAGGGTATATTACAAAACGTTTTCCGATTATTATTAATGAAGGAAGTGTTTTAGATCTAAAGACTATAGATCTTAACTATGACGTAAATCAGGAACAAATTCAGATAGGTACTATTAGCCTTTCTGATAATGAATTAGATGAAGGCGATGATGACGCTTCTTCGAATGTTTCGGGATTATTACAGGCATCAAGAGATGTATTTCTTAGCGCTGCAGCATTCGATTTTAGCGCTACCTTTTTTCGTCCAAGAGGACTCGGTAACGAAAACTCTAAGGTATTGATCAATGGTATTGAAATGAATAAACTTAATGATGGGAGACCTCAATGGAGTAACTGGGGAGGATTGAATGATGTACAGCGTAACCAAGAGTTCTCAATGGGGATTTCTGCAAATGATTACACGTTCGGAGACCTATCAGGAGCTACTAATATCATTATGAGAGCTTCTCAGTATCGTCAGGGTGGAAGAATATCCTATGCTGCGTCTAACAGAAGTTATACAGGTAGAGCAATGGCTAGTTACAGTTCTGGATTAATGAGTAATGGTTGGGCTTATACAATCTCATTAGCTCGCAGATTTGGAGAAGAAGGTTTTATCGACGGAACTTTATATGATGCTAATTCGATTTTTGCTTCGGTTGAAAAAAAGATTAATGATAAACATAGTATAAATGTAACTAGTTTTTATACTCCAAACAGAAGAGGAAGATCTACTGCAATAACCGAAGAAGCTTTTAACTTAAAGGGAAGACAATATAATCCGAATTGGGGTTATTTTGATGGAGAAAAGAAAAACTCCAGAGTTCGTGAAGTTGAAGAACCTGTTTTTATGTTAAATCATTACTGGAATATTACAGATAAGACCACTTTAAATACAAATGTAGGATATCAAACAGGTAAAATAGGAAACAGTCGTATAGATAATGGGGGAACTGAATTGGTAAGTTTTAATGGACAGGAATCATATAGAGGAGGCGGAGCCAGTAGAGATACAAACCCAATACATCCGAGTTATTTACCGAGTTCTTTCTTGGATGATCCTAACCCTACACCTCTAGATTATCAAAATGCATTCTTAGCACACCAAGAATTTATAAGAGATGGACAATTAAACTGGAATCAATTAATACAAACGAATCAGTTGAATGCTCAAAACGGTATTAATTCTACTTATATCTTATATGAAGATAGAATTGATGATACACAATTAACTTTTAATTCAATTTTAAATAGTCAGGTATCAGATAATATTACTGTAAATGGAGCTTTAAATTATAGAACCTTAAAAAGTGAAAACTTTGCAGAGGTAACAGATCTATTAGGCGGAAGGGGATTCTTAGATGTAGATCTATTTGGATCACAACAAGATAATGATGTTCCTCCAGAAGACAGACTAACAGCAGAACAATTGGCAGATAGAGCTCAAAGTGATTTGAGAAATCGTAACAGAGTTGTAGGAGTTGGCGATCGCTATGATTATAATTATGATATTGATGCAGATGTAGTAAGTGGATTCGCTCAGGCACAGTTTAAATACAATAAAGTAGATTTCTTTGTGGGAGCCAATGTTTCTCAAACTACTTATCAAAGAACAGGTTTGTTCGAAAATGGATATTTTCCTGGAGAAGGAAATCTAGGATCATTTGGTAAAAGCGATAAATTAGAATTTACTAATTATGGAGCTAAAGGAGGATTTACTTATAAAATTAATGGACGTAACTTAATAGATGTTCACGGAACGTATTTTACGAAAGCTCCAACAATCCGTAATTCTTTTGCGAATGCCAGACAAAATAATAGAACAATCGATCAGCTTATTAGAGCAGAAAGAGCTTTTGAAGAAGCAGAAGTTCTAGCAGGTCGATTAGATAATATTAATATCGGTTCTTCTGAACAAGAAAGTGAAAAAGTGCAATCAATAGATGCTAGTTATATTCTTAGAACGCCTAAACTAAAAGCAAGGCTAACGGGTTACTACACTAAGATAGAAGATGCAACAGAATTGTCTTTCTTCTTTACACAAGCAATTTCGGGATCTGATGTCGGATTTGTTCAGGAAATTCTTACTGGAGTAGATAAACAACATATAGGAGCAGAACTAGGTATTGAGTATCAAATAACTCCTACTATCAAATTAAAAGGTGCAGCCGCCATAGGTCAGTTTACATATGCTAATAATCCTGATTTATTTGTAGCAAGTACTAGTAGTGACTTTTTAGGAGAGTCTGCTGGAGATTTAGATCGTGTAAAATATTTCGGTAAATCAACATTAAAAGATTATCGAATTGCAGGAGGTCCTCAGAATGCTGCACAATTAGGTTTCGAATATAGAGATCCTGACTTTTGGTGGTTTGGTACTACGGCCAATTATTTCTCTAATGCCTACATTGATGTAAGTCCTTTTGCAAGATCATCAAACTTTAATCAGGATACAGACGGATTACCATTTAATGATTATGATGAAAATATTGCCAGAGAATTATTAAGACAAGAGCAGTTTGATGACTATGTTTTAGTAAATGTAGTAGGTGGTAAATCTTGGAGAGTAAAAGATTATTACATAGGCTTTTTTGCAACCATCAACAATGTTTTTGATAAGCAATATAGAACAGGTGGGTTTGAACAAGCTAGAAATGCTAATTATAGACTAGCTCTAGAAGAATCACAGAGAGAAACTCCTGTTTTTGGCCCAAGGTATTTTTATGGATTTGGTACTTCGTACTACCTTAATGTATATGTAAGATTTTAA
- a CDS encoding DUF5689 domain-containing protein: MNSINLKKLISVLVLAVTFTACVQDDDFKTPILVIEEPNIDSNLIVELDGILGEIAQANGEAVNFGDSDKFVAGYVVSTDKAGNFFEELVIQDKPENPTAGIRVVIDVNPLFTSYEFGRKVFIKLEGLSAGIENGVATLGVLSGDEVDQIPSFSQEEVIIRSAEVATITPLEITIADFSDDLTNLFIKINNLQFNRNDVLGNDILTFAGEPSDDFDGERNLESCDSGAIAVLSTSTFADFKSLPLPAQQGSFEGVLTKNFFGDTFNLVLNDVTGLVFDNENRCDPNVLECDGTSGGSNIIFEEDFTGLSISDLENSGWLNVNTTGGSLDYFVGSFSGNQYAQISGFNSGESPFEVWLVTPEIDLTASSAEELAFDIQANFDNGNILTPFITDNFTGDVTTTEWVQLDASIPNGNPSGFGSFETVGPVNISCIDGTVRIAFRYAGADPGPTTRYHIDNISISGN, translated from the coding sequence ATGAATTCAATTAATTTAAAGAAACTAATAAGCGTTTTAGTTTTGGCAGTTACATTTACTGCTTGTGTACAAGACGATGATTTTAAAACCCCCATATTGGTTATTGAAGAACCAAACATTGATAGCAACCTTATTGTTGAGTTAGATGGTATTTTGGGAGAAATAGCTCAAGCTAATGGAGAAGCTGTTAATTTTGGGGACTCTGATAAGTTTGTTGCTGGATACGTAGTGTCTACCGATAAAGCGGGTAACTTTTTCGAAGAGTTAGTGATACAGGATAAACCTGAAAACCCAACGGCAGGGATTAGAGTTGTTATTGATGTTAATCCTTTATTTACTTCGTATGAATTTGGAAGAAAAGTATTTATAAAACTTGAAGGGTTATCTGCAGGTATTGAAAACGGAGTTGCCACTTTGGGTGTGCTTTCTGGTGATGAGGTAGATCAGATACCATCTTTTTCTCAGGAAGAAGTAATCATAAGATCGGCTGAGGTTGCTACGATTACCCCTTTAGAAATTACTATCGCTGATTTTTCTGATGATCTTACTAACTTATTTATTAAGATTAACAACCTTCAGTTTAATCGAAACGATGTGTTAGGAAATGATATATTAACTTTTGCAGGAGAACCAAGTGATGATTTTGATGGTGAGAGAAATTTAGAAAGTTGCGATAGTGGTGCCATTGCTGTATTAAGTACGAGTACGTTTGCTGATTTTAAATCACTACCCTTGCCTGCTCAACAAGGAAGTTTTGAAGGAGTTTTAACTAAAAACTTCTTTGGAGACACGTTTAATTTAGTTTTAAATGATGTTACTGGGTTAGTATTTGATAATGAAAATCGTTGCGACCCTAATGTATTAGAGTGTGATGGAACTAGTGGAGGATCTAATATAATATTCGAAGAAGATTTTACAGGATTAAGCATTAGTGATCTAGAAAACTCTGGATGGTTAAATGTGAATACTACAGGAGGAAGTCTTGATTATTTTGTAGGTAGCTTTAGTGGTAATCAATACGCTCAGATTTCTGGATTTAACTCAGGAGAGAGTCCATTCGAGGTTTGGTTAGTAACACCAGAAATTGATTTAACAGCTTCTTCAGCAGAAGAATTGGCTTTTGATATTCAAGCTAATTTTGATAATGGTAATATTCTTACTCCTTTTATCACAGATAACTTTACTGGTGATGTGACTACTACAGAGTGGGTTCAGTTAGATGCTAGTATTCCTAATGGAAACCCAAGCGGATTTGGAAGCTTCGAAACAGTAGGACCAGTTAATATTTCTTGTATTGATGGTACAGTAAGAATTGCATTCCGTTATGCAGGAGCAGATCCGGGACCAACTACAAGATATCATATAGATAATATTTCGATTTCAGGAAATTAA
- a CDS encoding endonuclease yields the protein MSSKPYFRKKHTNLHTVGFYNLENLFDTKDDPNTLDNDFLPDSEKRWNKKRYERKLFKLGTVISNIGFAKTGKAPVILGVAEVENKAVLEDLIKTKHLVNKNYGVVHHESPDERGIDVGLLYQKESFTVINSESVQVLVDNEYGERDFTRDILWVTGKLNNEEIHILVNHWPSRRDGAESTSYKRIAAANKNREVIDQIMEKDPDAKIIVMGDFNDDPKNESVRKHLVSHDFYNPMEKLHTRYRGTLNYKSQWNLFDQIIFSNNFHKYQEGSHSFSEANIFDDSFLKIYKGRYKGTPFRTYAGRKYKGGYSDHFPVYVLLKCNVQKS from the coding sequence ATGTCTTCAAAGCCTTATTTTAGAAAGAAACATACAAATCTGCATACGGTTGGTTTTTACAACTTAGAAAACCTTTTTGATACCAAAGATGACCCCAACACATTGGATAATGATTTTTTACCTGATTCAGAAAAACGATGGAATAAAAAAAGGTATGAAAGGAAACTATTTAAGCTGGGAACTGTAATTTCTAATATTGGATTTGCTAAAACCGGTAAAGCTCCGGTTATTTTGGGTGTAGCTGAAGTAGAAAATAAAGCTGTTTTAGAGGATCTTATCAAAACGAAGCACTTGGTTAACAAAAACTATGGAGTCGTCCACCACGAGTCACCAGATGAACGAGGGATTGATGTTGGCCTTTTATATCAAAAAGAAAGTTTCACGGTTATTAATTCGGAAAGTGTTCAGGTACTAGTTGATAACGAATATGGTGAAAGAGATTTTACACGTGACATTTTATGGGTTACTGGAAAATTAAACAACGAAGAGATTCACATTTTAGTTAATCACTGGCCTTCTCGTAGAGACGGAGCGGAGTCAACTTCGTATAAACGTATAGCTGCAGCTAATAAAAACCGAGAAGTCATTGACCAGATTATGGAAAAAGATCCCGATGCAAAAATTATTGTGATGGGTGATTTTAATGATGATCCTAAAAACGAAAGTGTAAGAAAGCACTTAGTATCTCACGATTTTTATAACCCTATGGAGAAGCTACACACTCGTTATCGAGGAACACTTAATTATAAAAGTCAATGGAATTTATTCGATCAGATTATTTTTAGCAATAACTTCCATAAATATCAAGAAGGTTCTCATAGTTTTTCGGAGGCGAATATTTTTGATGATAGTTTTTTAAAAATCTACAAAGGCAGATACAAAGGAACACCTTTTAGAACCTATGCAGGAAGAAAATATAAAGGGGGATATAGCGACCACTTTCCTGTGTATGTACTACTAAAATGTAATGTGCAAAAATCTTAG
- the hflX gene encoding GTPase HflX: MIEKEETVYEKAVLIGIITKNQDQDKLTEFLDELEFLTYTAGGEVVKRFTQKMDVPNPKTFIGSGKMEEVLAYVEQHDIGTVVFDDELTPGQQRNIERMLKAKIIDRTNLILDIFAQRAQTSYARTQVELAQCQYYLPRLTGLWTHLERQRGGIGMRGPGETEIETDRRIVRDRISLLKKKLLTIDKQMATQRGNRGKLVRVALVGYTNVGKSTLMNVIAKSDVFAENKLFATLDTTVRKVVIGNLPFLLSDTVGFIRKLPTQLVESFKSTLDEVREADLLLHVVDISHPQFEDHIDSVSRILEEIDSVDKPVIMVFNKIDAYEHETIDEDDLTTERTKVHYTLDEWKQTWMSKIGDNALFISAINKENIDTFRKRVYKEVRDIHVTRFPYNNFLYPEFVEE, encoded by the coding sequence ATGATAGAAAAGGAAGAAACAGTATACGAAAAAGCAGTTTTAATAGGAATTATTACAAAAAATCAGGATCAAGATAAGTTAACTGAATTTTTAGATGAATTAGAATTCCTTACTTATACAGCTGGCGGAGAAGTGGTAAAGCGATTTACCCAAAAAATGGATGTGCCCAATCCTAAAACATTTATCGGATCTGGTAAAATGGAAGAAGTACTGGCATATGTAGAACAACACGATATCGGAACGGTGGTTTTTGATGATGAGTTAACACCTGGACAGCAACGTAACATTGAGCGTATGCTAAAAGCTAAGATCATTGATAGAACCAATCTGATTCTAGATATTTTTGCACAGCGTGCTCAGACAAGTTATGCCAGAACTCAGGTAGAGTTGGCGCAATGTCAATATTATTTACCAAGACTAACAGGACTATGGACACACTTAGAGCGTCAACGTGGTGGTATTGGTATGCGTGGTCCCGGTGAAACAGAGATTGAGACTGACCGTCGTATTGTTAGAGATCGTATTTCTTTATTAAAGAAAAAACTGTTAACAATTGATAAGCAAATGGCTACGCAGCGCGGTAATCGTGGAAAATTAGTTAGAGTGGCACTGGTGGGGTATACCAATGTTGGTAAATCTACATTAATGAATGTGATAGCCAAAAGTGATGTTTTTGCAGAGAATAAACTTTTTGCAACGCTTGATACTACGGTAAGAAAGGTAGTTATTGGTAACCTTCCTTTTTTGTTAAGTGATACCGTAGGGTTTATAAGAAAATTGCCTACACAATTAGTAGAAAGTTTTAAAAGTACATTAGATGAGGTAAGAGAGGCCGATTTATTACTACATGTAGTAGATATATCCCATCCTCAGTTTGAAGACCATATCGATTCTGTAAGTAGGATTTTGGAGGAAATAGATAGTGTGGATAAACCGGTCATTATGGTTTTTAATAAAATCGATGCGTATGAACATGAAACCATTGATGAAGATGACCTAACCACAGAAAGAACGAAAGTACATTATACCCTTGATGAGTGGAAGCAAACCTGGATGAGCAAGATAGGAGATAATGCTTTGTTCATATCTGCAATTAACAAGGAAAATATTGACACATTTAGAAAAAGAGTATACAAAGAAGTAAGAGATATACACGTAACACGTTTTCCTTATAACAACTTTTTATATCCAGAGTTTGTAGAAGAGTAG
- a CDS encoding DUF3078 domain-containing protein: MRKLVFILFLFFFVSKIFSQEKKEVKQLDSIQVRLARSLDSLLKDTPKELNVIVLKGLLKKLNPKPVKKPHIGWKSFGKFSFFFNQSAFNYDWQGGGTSNIAGNATLNYEFNYKKNSLTWDNKVLADYGLTFLKGENFARKTNDRLELNSRLGQRIGESFWNYSLFVNFRSQFAKGYSFSKDPDTDETIRTEETSFFSPAFIQIGPGLLWKKSDDFNVNIAPVTSRMIFVDNQFTSIPDYEDGDYFGVDEGRSSRFEFGGSLSAYAKFQVIKNITMENILNLYSNYIEDPYNVDIDYTLNLNLVVNKYISGSFVFQAIYDDNATSGFQIREVLGLGLNYEF; encoded by the coding sequence ATGAGGAAATTAGTTTTTATACTTTTCTTATTCTTTTTTGTTTCCAAAATTTTTAGTCAGGAAAAAAAAGAGGTAAAACAACTAGACTCTATTCAGGTTCGTTTAGCAAGGTCTTTAGATAGTTTACTAAAAGACACACCAAAGGAGCTTAATGTTATTGTATTAAAAGGCCTGTTAAAAAAATTAAATCCTAAACCTGTTAAAAAACCGCATATTGGGTGGAAATCTTTCGGAAAGTTTTCCTTTTTCTTTAATCAATCTGCTTTTAACTATGATTGGCAAGGTGGTGGAACCTCTAATATTGCTGGTAATGCTACTCTTAATTATGAATTTAACTACAAAAAAAATAGCCTAACTTGGGATAATAAAGTTTTAGCAGATTATGGTCTTACATTTTTAAAGGGAGAGAATTTTGCTCGCAAAACCAATGACAGATTAGAATTAAATTCTAGATTGGGACAACGAATTGGCGAGAGTTTCTGGAACTATTCATTGTTTGTTAATTTTCGATCTCAGTTTGCTAAAGGATATAGCTTTAGTAAAGACCCGGATACTGATGAAACCATACGTACTGAAGAAACTAGTTTCTTTTCTCCAGCCTTTATACAAATTGGTCCTGGACTATTATGGAAAAAAAGTGACGATTTCAATGTCAATATCGCTCCTGTAACTTCTCGTATGATTTTCGTTGATAATCAATTTACAAGCATTCCTGATTATGAGGATGGGGATTATTTTGGAGTAGACGAAGGTAGGAGTTCTCGATTTGAATTTGGTGGGTCCCTATCAGCATATGCCAAATTTCAAGTAATAAAAAACATTACTATGGAAAACATTCTTAATCTATACTCTAATTATATAGAAGATCCTTATAACGTAGATATTGATTATACCTTAAACTTAAACCTGGTAGTGAACAAGTACATTTCCGGAAGCTTTGTCTTTCAGGCAATCTATGACGATAATGCTACCAGTGGCTTCCAAATCCGAGAAGTTCTTGGACTTGGACTTAATTATGAGTTTTAA
- a CDS encoding GNAT family N-acetyltransferase, which produces MKRKMDIKLVKAKDSDTLFLLKLRKLTMVEYLKKAGLYLTDDQHLSRVKIHFNAAYIIKQLDEKVGLLKYIETKDAIEILQFQILPKYQGKGIGNYLLNDMIQLSGSLDKNILLKVLKENPARYLYERNGFCIIGEDQYEFHMQFKK; this is translated from the coding sequence ATGAAAAGGAAGATGGATATAAAATTGGTCAAGGCAAAAGATTCAGACACGTTATTTCTATTAAAATTGAGAAAATTAACAATGGTTGAATATCTAAAAAAAGCAGGACTGTATTTAACAGATGATCAGCACTTATCCAGAGTAAAAATTCATTTTAATGCAGCGTATATCATAAAACAATTGGACGAAAAAGTAGGTTTATTAAAATATATTGAAACCAAAGATGCTATAGAAATACTTCAGTTTCAGATACTACCGAAGTATCAGGGAAAAGGGATTGGTAACTACCTTCTTAACGATATGATACAATTATCAGGGTCTCTTGATAAAAATATACTACTGAAAGTTCTAAAAGAAAACCCTGCGAGATATTTATACGAAAGAAATGGCTTTTGTATTATTGGAGAAGATCAATATGAATTTCATATGCAGTTTAAGAAATGA